The proteins below are encoded in one region of Streptomyces ficellus:
- a CDS encoding sensor histidine kinase, with protein MSGTLITATLVERAERRLRAERPAPVTREAPATPATPEAPRAADRGGRPGNPDHFDRFAAALTEGLSRAAVTARAVRGAPRPGRSAPAPRTGPVRGRYQAEETLRRFRARLEEHPDAPPAGAATGSAAERDALLGLAHRVVRRLAGDPDTPTGPAPQPPAPHLAPERLLTASLLLAECAVRCGGAAEDVLPAVRDVFSAAVREASGTRDLWQERRALAREVHDRVSGPLTAALRGLDGGGRPAADALRGVLTQAADGARDIVAGLHRRTPVPGLRGALDDVRALAEARGLSVEWSLTGDEAGLPELFRRELALVVREALLNAVAHASANRVVVTTRITRRWAHTHIQDDGTGFDVAHTLGSRPAHGLRAMSERMESVGGRLAIRSAAGGGTRVDIHLPRYRPVQRTIHQLAEKRSCHA; from the coding sequence ATGAGCGGGACGCTGATCACGGCGACGCTGGTCGAACGCGCGGAACGCCGCTTACGCGCGGAGCGGCCGGCGCCTGTGACACGGGAGGCACCTGCCACACCCGCGACACCGGAGGCACCGCGGGCGGCTGACCGTGGCGGGCGGCCGGGGAACCCCGACCACTTCGACCGCTTCGCCGCCGCCCTCACGGAGGGGCTCAGCCGGGCCGCCGTGACCGCTCGCGCCGTACGCGGCGCACCGCGACCCGGACGGTCCGCACCGGCGCCGCGCACCGGACCGGTGCGCGGCCGGTACCAGGCCGAGGAGACGCTGCGCCGGTTCCGCGCCCGCCTGGAGGAACACCCGGACGCCCCGCCCGCCGGTGCCGCCACCGGTTCCGCCGCGGAACGGGACGCCCTCCTCGGGCTCGCGCACCGCGTCGTACGACGACTCGCCGGCGACCCGGACACCCCGACCGGACCCGCGCCGCAACCACCGGCCCCGCACCTCGCGCCCGAACGGCTGCTCACCGCGTCCCTGCTGCTCGCCGAGTGCGCCGTACGATGCGGCGGCGCCGCCGAGGACGTCCTGCCCGCCGTCCGGGACGTCTTCTCGGCCGCCGTGCGCGAGGCCTCCGGCACCCGGGACCTCTGGCAGGAGCGGCGCGCCCTCGCGCGGGAGGTCCACGACCGGGTGAGCGGCCCGCTGACCGCCGCGCTGCGCGGGCTGGACGGTGGCGGCCGGCCCGCCGCCGACGCCCTGCGCGGCGTCCTGACGCAGGCCGCCGACGGAGCCCGGGACATCGTCGCCGGGCTCCACCGCCGTACCCCCGTGCCCGGCCTGCGCGGGGCCCTGGACGACGTGCGGGCGCTGGCCGAGGCGCGCGGGCTGTCCGTCGAGTGGTCGCTGACCGGCGACGAGGCGGGCCTGCCGGAGCTGTTCCGCCGCGAACTGGCCCTCGTCGTCAGGGAAGCGCTGCTCAACGCCGTCGCCCACGCGTCGGCGAACCGGGTCGTCGTGACGACCCGGATCACCCGCCGGTGGGCGCACACCCACATACAGGACGACGGTACGGGCTTCGACGTGGCCCACACCCTCGGTTCCCGGCCGGCCCACGGGCTGCGGGCGATGTCCGAGCGCATGGAGTCGGTCGGCGGCCGGCTCGCCATCCGCAGCGCGGCGGGCGGCGGGACCCGCGTCGACATCCACCTGCCGCGCTACCGGCCGGTGCAGAGAACCATCCACCAGCTTGCTGAGAAGCGGAGTTGTCATGCGTAA
- a CDS encoding acetyl/propionyl/methylcrotonyl-CoA carboxylase subunit alpha has translation MRKVLIANRGEIAVRVARACRDAGIGSVAVYADPDRDALHVRVADEAFALGGDTPADSYLDMAKVLQAAADSGADAVHPGYGFLSENAEFAQAVLDAGLTWIGPPPHAIRDLGDKVAARHIAQRAGAPLVAGTPDPVSGAEEVVAFAEQHGLPIAIKAAFGGGGRGLKVARTLEEVPELYDSAVREAVAAFGRGECFVERYLDKPRHVETQCLADKHGNVVVVSTRDCSLQRRHQKLVEEAPAPFLTPGQNAELYAASKAILKEAGYEGAGTVEFLVGTDGTISFLEVNTRLQVEHPVTEEVTGIDLVREMFRIADGEELGYDDPPVRGHSFEFRINGEDPGRNFLPAPGTVTAFAPPSGPGVRLDAGVESGSVIGPAWDSLLAKLIVTGATREQALQRAARALAEFQVEGMATAIPFHRAVVADPAFTADPFRVHTRWIETEFVNTITPFTAPADTDTDEEPGRETVVVEVGGKRLEVSLPSSLGMSLARTGLAAGAKPKRRAAKKTGGQVSGDDLASPMQGTVVKVAVDNGQRVEEGDLVVVLEAMKMEQPLNAHRAGTVEDLTAEAGAPLSAGTVICRIVD, from the coding sequence ATGCGTAAGGTGCTCATCGCCAACCGCGGGGAAATCGCTGTCCGTGTCGCCCGTGCTTGCCGGGACGCCGGGATCGGGAGTGTGGCGGTCTACGCCGATCCGGACCGGGATGCCCTGCATGTCCGTGTGGCCGACGAGGCGTTCGCCCTGGGCGGTGACACTCCGGCGGACAGCTATCTGGACATGGCCAAGGTGCTCCAGGCGGCCGCCGACTCGGGCGCGGACGCCGTCCATCCCGGTTACGGGTTCCTGTCGGAGAACGCCGAGTTCGCCCAGGCCGTCCTGGACGCGGGCCTGACCTGGATCGGTCCGCCCCCGCACGCCATCCGTGACCTCGGGGACAAGGTCGCCGCCCGGCACATCGCCCAGCGCGCCGGCGCGCCCCTGGTGGCCGGCACCCCCGACCCCGTCTCGGGCGCGGAAGAGGTCGTGGCGTTCGCGGAGCAGCACGGTCTGCCCATCGCGATCAAGGCCGCTTTCGGTGGCGGTGGGCGTGGCCTGAAGGTCGCCCGCACCCTGGAGGAAGTGCCCGAGCTGTACGACTCCGCCGTCCGCGAGGCCGTCGCCGCGTTCGGGCGCGGTGAGTGCTTCGTCGAGCGCTACCTCGACAAGCCCCGCCACGTGGAGACCCAGTGCCTGGCGGACAAGCACGGCAACGTGGTGGTCGTCTCCACCCGTGACTGCTCGCTTCAGCGCCGCCACCAAAAGCTCGTCGAGGAGGCCCCCGCGCCGTTCCTCACCCCCGGGCAGAACGCCGAGCTGTACGCCGCGTCCAAGGCCATCCTGAAGGAGGCCGGCTACGAGGGCGCCGGGACGGTGGAGTTCCTCGTCGGCACCGACGGCACCATCTCCTTCCTGGAGGTCAACACCCGTCTGCAGGTCGAGCACCCGGTCACCGAAGAGGTCACCGGTATCGACCTGGTGCGGGAGATGTTCCGTATCGCCGACGGTGAGGAACTCGGCTACGACGACCCGCCGGTGCGCGGTCACTCCTTCGAGTTCCGTATCAACGGTGAGGACCCGGGCCGCAACTTCCTGCCAGCACCCGGCACCGTCACCGCCTTCGCCCCGCCGTCGGGCCCGGGCGTGCGGCTGGACGCGGGTGTGGAGTCCGGCAGCGTCATCGGCCCCGCCTGGGACTCCCTGCTCGCCAAGCTGATCGTCACCGGCGCCACCCGCGAGCAGGCCCTCCAGCGCGCGGCCCGGGCGCTGGCGGAGTTCCAGGTCGAGGGCATGGCCACCGCCATCCCCTTCCACCGCGCGGTCGTCGCCGACCCCGCCTTCACCGCCGACCCCTTCCGCGTCCACACCCGGTGGATCGAGACCGAGTTCGTCAACACCATCACGCCCTTCACCGCCCCCGCCGACACCGACACCGACGAGGAGCCCGGCCGGGAGACCGTCGTCGTCGAGGTCGGCGGCAAGCGCCTCGAAGTCTCCCTCCCGTCCTCGCTCGGCATGAGCCTGGCCCGCACCGGACTCGCCGCCGGCGCCAAACCCAAACGCCGCGCCGCCAAGAAGACCGGAGGTCAGGTCTCCGGCGACGACCTCGCGTCGCCCATGCAGGGCACCGTCGTCAAGGTCGCCGTCGACAACGGGCAACGGGTCGAGGAGGGCGACCTCGTCGTCGTCCTGGAGGCGATGAAGATGGAGCAGCCCCTCAACGCCCACCGCGCCGGCACCGTCGAGGACCTGACCGCCGAGGCCGGCGCCCCGCTCTCCGCGGGCACCGTCATCTGCCGGATCGTGGACTGA
- a CDS encoding 4'-phosphopantetheinyl transferase family protein: MGGGTAVPPQRTDAGAARGFLDLWMLHLPPWDQPSWDAPGPALDPVADVLLDREERARADAFLDPVDRLLHQAAHITLRRVLAAYTRCPPGEIAFVREPCHGCGGPHGRPVLAGARTPGDAPLHFSLSHTPGVVMVAVASERVGADVQLRPGHETVDVCTVSIHPAERAEVRRAGASGRCRVFGRIWARKEAYLKGLGTGLVRDPAADYLGDAEPARRPHGWSVLDVECGTRHDAAVAVRGDVHAPTSTRLLPVDVLSAGHRGPGRPRPAAGPATA, from the coding sequence ATGGGCGGCGGTACGGCCGTGCCTCCGCAACGGACGGACGCCGGAGCGGCACGCGGGTTCCTCGACCTGTGGATGCTGCACCTGCCGCCCTGGGACCAGCCGTCCTGGGACGCGCCGGGCCCCGCGCTCGACCCCGTCGCCGACGTCCTGCTGGACCGGGAGGAGCGGGCCAGGGCGGACGCGTTCCTCGACCCGGTGGACCGGCTGCTCCACCAGGCCGCGCACATCACGCTGCGCCGGGTGCTCGCCGCGTACACCCGCTGCCCGCCCGGCGAGATCGCCTTCGTCCGCGAGCCGTGCCACGGCTGCGGCGGCCCGCACGGGCGGCCCGTCCTGGCGGGGGCCCGCACGCCCGGGGACGCGCCCCTCCACTTCTCCCTGTCGCACACCCCGGGCGTCGTGATGGTCGCCGTGGCGTCGGAGCGGGTGGGGGCGGACGTCCAGCTCCGGCCGGGGCACGAGACGGTGGACGTCTGCACGGTGTCGATCCACCCGGCGGAACGCGCCGAGGTGCGCCGGGCCGGCGCGTCCGGACGGTGCCGCGTCTTCGGCCGGATCTGGGCCCGCAAGGAGGCCTATCTCAAGGGTCTCGGCACCGGTCTCGTCCGGGACCCGGCGGCCGACTACCTCGGCGACGCGGAGCCCGCCCGCCGGCCGCACGGCTGGTCCGTGCTGGACGTCGAGTGCGGAACCCGGCACGACGCCGCCGTCGCCGTACGGGGAGACGTCCACGCCCCCACCTCCACCCGGCTGCTGCCGGTGGACGTCCTGTCGGCCGGCCACCGCGGGCCGGGCCGCCCGCGCCCCGCCGCCGGACCGGCCACGGCGTGA
- a CDS encoding AfsR/SARP family transcriptional regulator, with protein sequence MHFRILGPLEVIAGGRPVTPGGIRQRSVLGLLLLQPNRVMPTSRLVSAMWPDVPPPSARKVVQNSIWALRRLIVESGRLSDGCQAAEGSPGRPGEPRVRLLTKPPGYMLCLDTDRVDMHRFQRLVEQGRTALSGGDPEQATRLLRTALDLWQGPVLADLVESGLDTAELTAVQNCELAALEDYFEAQLACGRHLAVLGELETTAGSHIHRERLCGQLMLALYRCGRQADALAVYRRTRTALRDRYGLEPGHELRRLEMAILNQDPVLSLPSTRTEFALLGRSVA encoded by the coding sequence ATGCACTTCCGCATACTCGGCCCGCTTGAGGTCATCGCGGGTGGCCGCCCCGTGACCCCGGGCGGCATCCGGCAGCGTTCCGTACTCGGCCTCCTGCTGCTCCAGCCCAACCGGGTCATGCCGACGAGCCGGCTCGTGTCGGCGATGTGGCCCGACGTGCCGCCGCCGTCCGCCCGCAAGGTCGTACAGAACTCCATCTGGGCGCTGCGCCGCCTCATCGTCGAAAGCGGCCGGCTGTCCGACGGGTGCCAGGCCGCCGAAGGCTCCCCGGGCCGGCCCGGGGAGCCGCGGGTGCGGCTGCTGACCAAGCCGCCCGGCTACATGCTGTGCCTCGACACCGACCGGGTGGACATGCACCGCTTCCAGCGGCTCGTGGAGCAGGGCCGGACCGCGCTGTCGGGCGGTGACCCGGAGCAGGCGACCCGGCTGCTCCGTACCGCCCTGGACCTGTGGCAGGGGCCCGTACTCGCCGACCTCGTCGAGTCCGGGCTCGACACGGCCGAGCTGACCGCCGTGCAGAACTGCGAACTCGCCGCCCTGGAGGACTACTTCGAGGCGCAGCTCGCCTGTGGCCGTCACCTCGCGGTGCTCGGCGAGCTGGAGACGACGGCCGGCTCCCACATCCACCGCGAACGGCTCTGCGGCCAGCTGATGCTCGCCCTCTACCGGTGCGGCCGGCAGGCCGACGCGCTCGCCGTCTACCGCAGGACGCGGACGGCGCTGCGCGACCGGTACGGGCTGGAGCCGGGCCACGAACTGCGCCGGCTGGAGATGGCCATCCTCAACCAGGACCCGGTGCTGAGCCTGCCCAGCACGCGCACGGAGTTCGCGCTGCTCGGCCGCAGCGTCGCCTGA
- a CDS encoding MFS transporter codes for MSLSPDTVRTDGPAPAGAPVPAASVPAPHEPPPERMGTRRWCILAVLCAAQFMAALDFSIVSVALPTIGDDLGFQLSHLQWVITAFALPSGGFLLLFSRAGDLYGRRTWFLIGLALFTVTSLAGGLAQDPLPLLAARVGQGLATAMIVPTGMALITTSFPEGPLRNKALGINGALLSLGFTAGVILGGVITESLNWRWTMFINVPFGIVAVIVTLLLVAESRNAEKGTLDVPGAVTVSGGLLAVIHGVTTADRSGWADPVVLGSLAAGAALLAVFVRVESRSASPLVPLRVLTRRTVGWGNFAGLVTFSMITSVVFLMTMYMHQVMAYNPLQIGLCFAALGGAMIVAGPLVPRLVRTWGPGGTLAAGLLVQTAGTLLLLLLGTEGGLALLLVGTGVAGWGHMMAVVSYTIAATSGLSNALQGAASGLATTAQLVGLTIGTPVVGAIATGRIAALEATSVGVKEATVSGVHLGIAAVAVFLVAGVLTSALLLRGPRTTR; via the coding sequence ATGTCTCTCTCCCCGGACACCGTGCGGACCGACGGGCCGGCGCCCGCCGGAGCACCCGTCCCCGCGGCGAGCGTCCCCGCCCCGCACGAACCGCCGCCGGAACGCATGGGAACCCGGCGCTGGTGCATCCTCGCGGTGCTGTGCGCGGCGCAGTTCATGGCCGCGCTCGACTTCTCCATCGTCAGCGTCGCCCTGCCGACCATCGGCGACGACCTGGGCTTCCAGCTCTCCCACCTCCAGTGGGTCATCACCGCGTTCGCGCTGCCGTCGGGCGGGTTCCTGCTGCTGTTCTCGCGGGCGGGCGACCTGTACGGCCGGCGCACGTGGTTCCTGATCGGGCTGGCCCTGTTCACCGTCACCTCGCTCGCCGGGGGGCTCGCCCAGGATCCGTTGCCGCTGCTCGCGGCGCGCGTCGGGCAGGGGCTCGCGACCGCGATGATCGTCCCCACCGGCATGGCGCTGATCACCACCTCCTTCCCGGAGGGCCCGCTGCGCAACAAGGCGCTGGGCATCAACGGCGCGCTGCTGTCGCTCGGTTTCACCGCCGGGGTCATCCTCGGCGGCGTCATCACCGAGTCGCTGAACTGGCGCTGGACCATGTTCATCAACGTCCCGTTCGGCATCGTCGCCGTGATCGTCACCCTGCTGCTGGTCGCCGAGTCGCGCAACGCCGAGAAGGGCACCCTCGACGTCCCCGGCGCCGTCACCGTCTCCGGCGGACTGCTCGCCGTCATCCACGGCGTGACCACCGCCGACCGCAGCGGCTGGGCCGACCCGGTCGTCCTGGGGTCCCTCGCCGCCGGTGCGGCGCTCCTCGCGGTCTTCGTACGGGTCGAGTCGCGCAGCGCCTCGCCGCTCGTCCCTCTGCGCGTCCTCACGCGCCGCACGGTCGGCTGGGGCAACTTCGCCGGCCTCGTCACCTTCTCGATGATCACGTCGGTGGTCTTCCTGATGACCATGTACATGCACCAGGTCATGGCGTACAACCCGCTCCAGATCGGGCTGTGCTTCGCCGCGCTCGGCGGCGCGATGATCGTGGCCGGGCCACTGGTGCCCCGGCTCGTCCGGACGTGGGGCCCTGGCGGCACCCTGGCGGCGGGGCTCCTGGTGCAGACGGCCGGCACCCTGCTGCTGCTCCTGCTCGGCACCGAGGGCGGACTGGCGCTGCTGCTCGTCGGCACCGGCGTCGCCGGCTGGGGGCACATGATGGCCGTCGTCTCCTACACGATCGCCGCCACCAGCGGACTGTCCAACGCCCTCCAGGGCGCGGCGAGCGGCCTCGCCACCACCGCCCAGCTCGTCGGCCTCACCATCGGTACGCCGGTCGTCGGGGCCATCGCCACCGGCCGGATCGCCGCGCTGGAGGCCACGTCGGTGGGCGTGAAGGAGGCCACCGTCTCCGGCGTCCACCTGGGCATCGCCGCCGTCGCCGTGTTCCTGGTGGCCGGTGTCCTCACCTCCGCGCTGCTGCTGCGCGGCCCCCGAACGACTCGTTGA
- a CDS encoding PPOX class F420-dependent oxidoreductase — translation MSAVLPEPVKKLLDSPLFVTVATVQPDGSPQMSVVWATADGDDVLFVTSYGTRKEKNLRRDPRTGVMVHPPQAPYSFASISGTARFTDEDAVALLDELSVKYTGKVYAEFSPGNVPTADQLVVVRVTPTKVAGGLR, via the coding sequence ATGTCCGCAGTACTCCCCGAGCCGGTGAAGAAGCTCCTGGACTCACCGCTCTTCGTGACCGTGGCGACCGTCCAGCCCGACGGCAGCCCCCAGATGAGCGTCGTGTGGGCGACGGCCGACGGCGACGACGTCCTGTTCGTCACGTCCTACGGGACGCGCAAGGAGAAGAACCTGCGGCGGGACCCGCGCACCGGCGTTATGGTCCACCCGCCCCAGGCGCCGTACAGCTTCGCCTCGATCAGCGGCACCGCCCGGTTCACCGACGAGGACGCCGTGGCGCTCCTCGACGAGCTGTCGGTGAAGTACACCGGCAAGGTGTACGCCGAGTTCAGCCCCGGCAACGTCCCGACCGCCGACCAGCTCGTCGTCGTGCGGGTCACTCCGACGAAGGTCGCGGGCGGGCTGCGCTGA
- a CDS encoding EamA family transporter, with protein sequence MSATISPARGTTHTGLALAVASAFAFGGSGVAAKPLIEAGIDPLHVVWLRVAGAALVMLPLAVHHRSALRLRPGLLLGFGLLAVAGVQAFYFASLSYIPVGVALLVEYLAPALVLLWVRFVQRRPVTRAAALGVVLAVGGLACVVQVWSGLAFDPVGLLLALGAAGCQVGYFLLSDRGHAGDGRAAVSPVAVIAYGLLVGAAVLTVVARPWQLDWSVLGGGAQLGGVEAPRIALIGWIVLVSTVAAFLTGVLAVRRLSPQVAGVVACLEAVIATVLAWALLDERLAGAQLAGGLMVLVGALIAQRATPSATEPEAEPADPVRQKQAQERPEQEQQGREQQPDRALQAVR encoded by the coding sequence ATGAGCGCCACGATCAGCCCCGCCCGGGGCACGACGCACACCGGGCTGGCCCTCGCCGTCGCGTCGGCCTTCGCGTTCGGTGGTTCCGGAGTGGCCGCCAAACCCCTCATCGAGGCGGGCATCGACCCGCTGCACGTGGTGTGGCTGCGGGTCGCGGGCGCGGCGCTGGTGATGCTGCCGCTCGCGGTCCACCACAGGTCGGCGCTGCGGCTGCGCCCCGGGCTGCTGCTCGGCTTCGGGTTGCTGGCCGTGGCCGGCGTGCAGGCCTTCTACTTCGCTTCGCTGTCCTACATCCCGGTCGGCGTGGCCCTGCTGGTGGAGTACCTGGCTCCCGCGCTGGTGCTGCTGTGGGTACGTTTCGTGCAGCGCAGGCCCGTGACCCGGGCCGCCGCCCTGGGCGTCGTGCTGGCCGTGGGCGGACTGGCCTGTGTGGTGCAGGTGTGGTCGGGGCTCGCCTTCGACCCCGTGGGGCTGCTGCTCGCGCTCGGCGCCGCGGGCTGCCAGGTCGGGTACTTCCTGCTGTCCGACCGGGGTCACGCCGGTGACGGCAGGGCGGCGGTGTCGCCGGTCGCCGTCATCGCGTACGGCCTGCTCGTCGGCGCGGCCGTGCTGACCGTGGTGGCGCGGCCGTGGCAGCTGGACTGGTCGGTCCTCGGCGGCGGCGCGCAGCTCGGCGGCGTGGAGGCGCCCCGGATCGCGCTGATCGGCTGGATCGTGCTGGTCTCGACGGTCGCCGCGTTCCTCACCGGGGTGCTGGCGGTACGCCGGCTGTCCCCGCAGGTGGCGGGTGTGGTGGCCTGCCTGGAGGCGGTCATCGCGACCGTCCTGGCCTGGGCGCTGCTCGACGAGCGGCTGGCGGGCGCGCAGCTGGCGGGCGGGCTGATGGTGCTGGTCGGCGCGCTGATCGCGCAGCGGGCGACACCGTCCGCCACCGAACCGGAGGCCGAACCGGCCGACCCCGTACGGCAGAAGCAGGCACAGGAGCGGCCGGAACAGGAGCAGCAGGGGCGGGAGCAACAGCCGGACCGGGCTCTCCAGGCCGTCCGCTGA
- a CDS encoding hydroxyacid dehydrogenase, with amino-acid sequence MTTTMTASTTTPRPVLLISDPLPARLTAELHGDFDVRQCRGADRAALLDAVRDAEALVIRSATKVDQEVLDRAPRLRIVARAGVGLDNVDVEAATRAGVMVVNAPVSNITSVAELTVGLILSMFRNLPAAAASVRAGEWRRADFQGSELSGKSVGIVGFGRIGQLVAERLAPFEVELLTHDPFVTPEFAYAHGVAWLPLDELVATADVLTIHVPRTPATTGLIGERELALAKPTMRLVNTARGGIVDEAALARALAEDRIAGAALDVFATEPPVHSPLPHLDSVVCTPHIGAGTAEAQDRAASTVLDAVRGAFLGRPVHGLANPAVLTGNAPKEAVAV; translated from the coding sequence ATGACCACGACCATGACGGCGTCCACGACCACGCCCCGGCCCGTGCTGCTGATCTCGGACCCGCTGCCGGCCCGCCTGACCGCCGAGCTGCACGGCGACTTCGACGTACGCCAGTGCCGGGGCGCCGACCGCGCCGCCCTGCTGGACGCGGTCCGGGACGCCGAGGCGCTCGTCATCCGCAGCGCCACGAAAGTCGACCAGGAGGTGCTCGACCGCGCCCCGCGGCTGCGGATCGTCGCCCGTGCGGGTGTCGGCCTGGACAACGTCGACGTCGAAGCGGCCACCCGCGCCGGGGTGATGGTGGTCAACGCACCCGTCTCCAACATCACCAGCGTCGCCGAGCTGACCGTCGGGCTGATCCTGTCGATGTTCCGCAACCTCCCGGCCGCCGCCGCGTCCGTGCGCGCCGGGGAGTGGCGCCGGGCCGACTTCCAGGGCTCCGAGCTGAGCGGCAAGAGCGTCGGCATCGTCGGCTTCGGCCGGATCGGGCAGCTGGTGGCGGAACGGCTCGCCCCCTTCGAGGTGGAGCTGCTCACCCACGACCCGTTCGTCACACCCGAGTTCGCGTACGCGCACGGCGTCGCCTGGCTGCCGCTGGACGAGCTGGTCGCCACCGCCGACGTCCTGACGATCCACGTGCCCCGCACGCCCGCCACCACCGGCCTCATCGGTGAACGGGAACTCGCCCTGGCCAAACCAACCATGCGCCTGGTGAACACCGCGCGCGGCGGCATCGTCGACGAGGCGGCGCTCGCCCGCGCGCTGGCCGAGGACCGGATCGCGGGCGCCGCACTCGACGTCTTCGCGACCGAACCGCCCGTCCACTCGCCCCTCCCCCACCTGGACTCGGTGGTGTGCACCCCGCACATCGGCGCCGGTACGGCCGAGGCGCAGGACCGGGCGGCGAGCACGGTGCTGGACGCGGTGCGCGGCGCGTTCCTCGGGCGGCCGGTGCACGGCCTGGCCAACCCGGCGGTCCTCACCGGGAACGCGCCGAAGGAGGCGGTCGCCGTATGA
- the sbnB gene encoding 2,3-diaminopropionate biosynthesis protein SbnB has product MSAPTATTTPTAPAVPEFSVIGGKAVHDVLAGHEPSILDVVRDAYLAHGEGQSVNPPSYFLRFPDRPDSRIIALPASLGGERPVDGIKWISSFPRNITSGLPRASAVLVLNDHDTGYPFACLESSIISATRTASSAALAARELHRDRERPRTVTFFGTGLIARYLFTHLQGTGWEFDEISIHDASREYADSFARHLADRTPAKIVVRESAEEALRASGLVVFATTAATPHIHDPAWFAHNPTVLHISLRDLDPEILRGSFNVLDDIEHCLKADTSPHLLEQATGNRDFVDGTLYDVLRSTVTVPQDRPVIFSPFGLGILDLAVGAHVYREATARGLAQPAPGFFHDLSRYA; this is encoded by the coding sequence ATGTCCGCGCCCACCGCGACCACCACACCGACCGCCCCCGCCGTCCCCGAGTTCTCGGTCATCGGCGGCAAGGCCGTCCACGACGTCCTGGCCGGCCACGAGCCGAGCATCCTCGATGTCGTGCGCGACGCCTACCTCGCCCACGGAGAGGGCCAGAGCGTCAACCCGCCCAGCTACTTCCTCCGCTTCCCCGACCGCCCCGACTCGCGCATCATCGCGCTCCCGGCCTCGCTCGGCGGTGAGCGCCCCGTCGACGGCATCAAGTGGATCTCCAGCTTCCCCCGCAACATCACCAGCGGCCTGCCGCGCGCCTCCGCCGTCCTGGTCCTCAACGACCACGACACGGGCTACCCGTTCGCGTGTTTGGAGAGCTCCATCATCAGCGCCACCCGCACCGCGTCCTCGGCCGCGCTCGCCGCGCGTGAGCTGCACCGGGACCGTGAGCGGCCGCGTACCGTCACCTTCTTCGGCACCGGGCTGATCGCCCGCTACCTCTTCACCCACCTCCAGGGCACCGGGTGGGAGTTCGACGAGATCAGCATCCACGACGCCAGCCGGGAGTACGCGGACAGCTTCGCCCGGCACCTCGCCGACCGCACCCCCGCCAAGATCGTCGTCCGGGAGTCGGCCGAGGAGGCTCTGCGCGCCTCGGGCCTGGTCGTCTTCGCCACCACGGCGGCCACCCCGCACATCCACGACCCCGCCTGGTTCGCGCACAACCCGACCGTGCTGCACATCTCGCTGCGCGACCTGGACCCGGAGATCCTGCGCGGCTCCTTCAACGTGCTGGACGACATCGAGCACTGCCTGAAGGCCGACACCTCCCCACACCTGCTCGAACAGGCCACGGGCAACCGCGACTTCGTCGACGGGACGCTGTACGACGTGCTGCGCTCCACGGTGACTGTGCCCCAGGACCGTCCCGTGATCTTCTCCCCGTTCGGACTCGGCATCCTCGACCTCGCCGTCGGCGCGCACGTCTACCGGGAGGCCACCGCACGCGGCCTGGCCCAGCCCGCGCCGGGCTTCTTCCACGACCTGAGCCGCTACGCGTAA
- the sbnA gene encoding 2,3-diaminopropionate biosynthesis protein SbnA has protein sequence MTSPLDLTPDDIFIDLTPPFRRPFFLKCEGFNFAGSVKAKAALSMICAAEEEGRLRPGSTVVESSSGSLGVALAAIAADRGYTFVCVTDTRCTERHLRMMRAYGAEVVVISEPDPVEGLLGARIRHVRELCRRTPGALWLNQYANDNNWRAHYRATGPAIVRAFPDLDYLFIGAGTTGTLTGCARYLKHIGHPARVVAVDSVGSVTFGGPSGTRHIPGLGTGRRPEIADESVVDEILMVPEQEAVRMCRAMARRGYLLGGSTGTVLAGALQRLGDADPTALAVGISPDLGERYLDSVYDDVWVRARFGDITDDDPLSRAATGTLVGS, from the coding sequence GTGACTTCCCCACTGGATCTCACACCCGACGACATATTCATCGACCTCACACCTCCTTTTCGCAGACCCTTCTTCCTCAAGTGCGAGGGATTCAATTTCGCCGGTTCCGTCAAGGCCAAGGCGGCCCTGAGCATGATCTGCGCGGCGGAGGAGGAGGGACGGCTGCGTCCCGGGTCCACCGTCGTCGAGTCGTCCTCGGGCAGCCTCGGCGTCGCACTGGCCGCCATCGCCGCCGACCGCGGCTACACGTTCGTCTGCGTGACCGACACCCGTTGCACCGAACGCCATCTGCGGATGATGCGCGCCTACGGTGCCGAGGTCGTCGTCATCTCCGAACCCGACCCCGTCGAAGGGCTGCTCGGCGCCCGGATCCGCCATGTCCGCGAGCTGTGCCGCCGGACGCCCGGAGCCCTCTGGCTCAACCAGTACGCCAACGACAACAACTGGCGCGCCCACTACCGGGCCACGGGCCCCGCCATCGTCCGCGCCTTCCCGGACCTCGACTACCTGTTCATCGGCGCCGGCACCACCGGCACGCTCACCGGCTGCGCCCGCTACCTCAAGCACATCGGCCACCCCGCACGGGTCGTCGCCGTCGACAGCGTCGGCTCGGTCACCTTCGGCGGCCCGTCCGGCACCCGGCACATCCCCGGTCTCGGCACCGGGCGCCGCCCGGAGATCGCCGACGAGAGCGTCGTCGACGAGATCCTGATGGTCCCGGAGCAGGAGGCGGTACGCATGTGCCGCGCCATGGCGCGCCGCGGCTACCTGCTCGGTGGCTCCACCGGGACCGTCCTGGCGGGCGCCTTGCAGCGCCTGGGCGACGCCGACCCGACGGCGCTGGCCGTCGGGATCTCCCCGGACCTCGGCGAGCGGTACCTCGACTCCGTCTACGACGACGTGTGGGTCCGGGCGCGGTTCGGCGACATCACGGACGACGATCCGCTCTCGCGCGCGGCGACCGGCACGCTCGTCGGCAGCTGA